Within the Pseudomonas fulva genome, the region CGGCGCCATCGCAGATCAGCCAACCCTTTCGATAACGGCCTGCTTCGGCCAGGAAGTCAGCCAGGCGAATATCGCTGACCACCAGCAGGCCACGCGCCCAGGAAAAGGGATCGACAGGCCCCGTGCCGAGGGGAGTCATGGCGGCTGCAGACACCCCGACCCCCTCGCCATCGCGTAGCCGCACCTGGCCGACCGCGGTGGACACCAGCGCCTCGCCACGCTGCACACGGATCTCGCTGTAACCGTCATGTTCGCGCAGCAGCACGCTGGCGTTGCGACCCAGGCAGGTGGCGAAACGGCAGCGAGCCTGCCAGTGCACGCCTTCCACCAATGCTTCGCCAGCGCGCAGGATCAACGCCTGCCCCTCCACGTCCAGGGCGCTGCCCGTGTTCAGCATCACCTCGGCAGCGGCGCCCAGCCTGATGCGGCGACGCTCACCCGTCGCCGTGGCGAAATCGGCCCGCCAGGTAGGCGAGGTCTGCGCCACCAGCACCGTCGCACCGCCCGCCACCAGTCCAGCACCGAGCAACTTCAGCGCGCGTCGCCGGCTCAGGTCCGCTTCGGCGCGGCGCAACAAGGGAATGGTTTGCGCGGCATCCGGCAACCGGCTGGCTTGGAACAGCCCGCCCATTTCCTGCAGGCGCTGCCAGGCCAGTCGATGGCGGGCATCGCGCTGCAACCAGTTCTGCAGCTGCTCCTGCACATCGGCGCCGGCACCCTGGTCACGCAAACGCATCTGCCACTCGATGGCTGCGCAGACGATGGCCTCCGGCAAACGCTCCGTCGTACTCACCGCATGGTCTCGAAGCAACCGCGATAACAGTGCAACAACGCACTCGCTACATGGCGCTCCACGGTACGGCTGGAAATACCCAGTTGCTCGGCAATCTGCCGGTGGGTCAGGCCACCGAGCTGATAGAGCAGGAAGGCCTCGCGTATGGCGGGCTTGAGGCCGTCGAGCAGGCCGGCGATTCGCTCCAGGCATTCCAGCGCCTCGTGACGCACTTCCGGCGACGGGTAACTGGCTTCGGGCAACTGGGCCAATGCGTCGAGGTAGGCACGTTCCAGCGCGTCACGGCGCCAGTGATCGATCACCAGGCCGCGGGCGACACGAACCAGCAAGGCACGCGGTGCATGATCGCTGATCGGCTTGCCACGCATCAGCAACCGCACGAAGGTGTCCTGAGCCAGATCCGCCGCTTGCTGCGAACAGCCGAGCGAACGCCGCAACCAGCCATTCAGCCAGCGGTGGTGCGTGCCGTAAAGCACATCGAGCGGAACGATGGAATCCGTTTCAGGTAGCGACATGGACGCCCTCCGAGGCCGACAAGCGCGAAGAACAGCGTGGACAAGCTGGCGACCGCGCACATTATTCGCGAATCATTCTTATTACAACCTCTGCCGTGGATCAATCGACGGGCAGGCGCCACCAATGCCGTCATTCGCACCCCGAGGTGACAGAAACGAGCGGACGGCTATATGATGCATATATATTTCATATATCAGGAGCGACCATGGGTATCGTCAATATCGAAGACGAGCTGCACGACCAGATCCGCCGGGCAAGCAGCGTGTCGCACCGGTCCATCAATGCCCAGGCCGGGTTCTGGATTCGCATCGGCATGCTCTGTGAGATGAATCCGACCCTGAGCTTCAACGAGGTGATGGCCGCCGAGCTGCGTGCTGCCGGCGTATCGGCGCCCGGCCTGGCGAACGCGTCATGATCAAGACGCCGGAAGAAGTCACCTTGATGGCCGAGGCCGGCCGGCTATTGGCCTCGGTCTTCACTCACCTCGATCAGCTGGATCTATGCGGGATGTCGACCCTGCAGGTCGACGGCATTGTGGATAACTTCATTGTCCACAACCTCAAGGCGCGCCCGGCCAGTAAAGGTCAATACGGCTTCGCCTACTCGCTCAACGCCTCCATCAACCGCGTGGTGTGCCACGGGGTACCGAGTGCCAGCGACATACTGCAGAACGGTGACCTGGTGAACTTCGATATCACCCTGGAAAAGAACGGTTATATCGCCGACTCCAGCAAGACCTACCTGATCGGCAGCGCTTCGCCTGAAGCGCAGCGCCTGACCCGCGTGACCTACGAGGCGCTGTGGAAGGGTATCGCTGCGGTACGCCCGGGCGGCCGGCTGGGCGACATTGGCCATGCCATCGAACGCCATGCCCGCGCCAACGGCTATTCGGTGGTACGCGAGTACTGCGGCCACGGCATCGGCAAGCAAATGCACGAAGCACCGGAAGTGTTGCACTGGGGCAAGGCCGGAACCGGCCTGACCCTGCGCGAGGGCATGACCTTCACCATCGAGCCGATGATCAACCAGGGCAAACCCGCCACCCGAACCCTGCGCGATGGCTGGACGGTGGTGACCACCGACGGCCTGCTATCCGCACAGTTCGAGCACACCGTAGCGGTCACGGCCGAAGGTGTGCGGGTGCTGACCCTGCGACCGGACGAAACGCCGCTGCACGGGTAGGCATCAGGCGTTTCGGCGCAGCCGAAAGGTGCGAGCGGCTGCAGGTGGCGTCGACCGCCAATCGCCAGCCTGCGTGTGGCCAGCTAGGTATCCAACCTCACCAGCACCCACGGCAGCATCAGCTGGGTCAGCGGGCCGATGCCGAAGGCGAACAGCAGGGTGCCGAGGCCCAGCACCTTGTAGCCGGCAAGCAGGGTGCCGACCAACAACACGCTCAACTCGATGGCGGTGCGCATGGAGCGCAGCGAGTAACCGGTCACCCGATGCAGGCCGGTCATCAGACCGTCACGGGGACCGCGGCCCAGCTGGGCGCCGATGTACAGCGCCGAGCCGAAACCGCAGAGCAGCACGCCGCCCAGGGTCAGCAACAAGCGCCAGATGAAACCCTCCGGCGCCACCAGCAGTTGCAGGCTGAGGTCCGCCACCAGGCCGATCACCACGGCATTGGCGAGGGTGCCGAGGCCGGGGATTTCCCGCAGCGGAATCCACAGCAACAGCACCGTGAAGGATACGCCCACCACGACCCAGCCGAAGCTCAGCGGCAACAACTTGGCCAGGCCGATATGCAGCGCATCCCAGGGCGAAAGCCCCAGATTGCCGCGAATCATCATCGCCGTGGAGATACCGAAGAAGGCCAGGCCAACGAACAACTGCAGCAGACGCAGCGGCAGCTTGCCGGCACGCAGTTGAGCGACTGGTCCGAGCTGGGCCAGCGCGACCTTGTTGCCCATCACTCCACCGTGACCGACTTGGCCAGGTTGCGCGGCTGATCCACATCGGTGCCGCGCAGCACCGCCACGTGGTAGGACAGCAGCTGCAGCGGCAGGGTGTAGAGGATGGGCGCCAGGGCATCGTGGATATGCGGCATGTTCACCACGTGGGTGCCCTCGCCGTTGCTCATGGCAGCGCTGGCATCGGCGAACACGATCAGCTCGCCGCCCCGGGCACGCACCACCTGCAGGTTGGACTTGAGCTTGTCGAGCAGGTCGTTGTTGGGCGCCACGGTGACCACCGGCATATCGGCATCGACCAGGGCCAGCGGGCCGTGCTTGAGCTCGCCAGCCGGGTAGGCCTCGGCGTGGATATAGGAGATTTCCTTGAGCTTGAGCGCGCCTTCCATCGCCACCGGGTATTGGGCGCCACGGCCGAGGAACAGGGTGTGGTGCTTCTCGGCGAACAGTTCGGAGACCTTCTCGACGATCTTGTCCATGGCCAGGGCTTCGTCCAGGCGCGCCGGCAGGCGGCGCAGCTCGTCGACCAGCTCGGCAGCGACACCCGCTTGCAGCGTGCCCTTGACCTGGCCGAGGGCCAGGGTCAGCAGCATCAGGCCGACCAGCTGGGTGGTGAAGGCCTTGGTGGAAGCGACGCCAATCTCGGGGCCGGCATGAGTCAGCAGGGTCAGGTCGGACTCGCGCACCAGCGAGCTGATGCCGACGTTGCAGATCGCCAGGCTGGCCAGGTAGCCGCCATCGGCCTTGGCATTGCGCAGCGCGGCCAGGGTATCGGCGGTTTCACCGGACTGGGAGATACTGACGAACAGGGTGTCCGGCTGCACCGCGACACGGCGATAGCGAAACTCGCTGGCCACTTCGACCTGGCAGGGAATCCCGGCCAGTTCTTCCAGCCAGTAACGGGCGACCATGCCGGCGTGGTAGCTGGTGCCGCAGGCGACGATCTGCACGTTGCGCACCTTGGCGAACAGCTCGGCGGCTTGCGGGCCAAAGGCCTGCACCAGCACGTGGTCAGTGCCCAGACGGCCTTCCAGGGTGCGCTGCACGACGGTGGGCTGCTCGTGGATTTCCTTGAGCATGAAGTGGCGGAACGCGCCCTTGTCGGCGGCATCGGCGCCTTCGTGGTACTGCACCGCTTCACGCTGCACCGGGTTGCCGTGGGTGTCCCAGATCTGCACGCTGTCGCGGCGGATCTCGGCGATATCGCCCTCCTCCAGGTACATGAAACGGTCGGTGACCTGGCGCAGTGCCAACTGGTCGGAGGCGAGGAAGTTCTCACCCAGGCCCAGGCCGATCACCAGCGGGCTGCCACTGCGCGCGGCCAGCAGACGATCCGGATTGGCCGCGCTGATTACCGCCAGGCCGTAGGCGCCGCGCAGCTGCTTGACCACCGCCTTGAGGGCGTCGGCCAGGTCGCTGTGGCTCTTCAGGGTGTGAGCGAGCAGGTGGACGATGACTTCGGTGTCGGTATCCGAACTGAAGGTATAACCCAGGCCCTGCAGCTGCTCACGCAGCGGGCCATGGTTCTCGATGATGCCGTTGTGCACCACCGCCAGTTGGTCGCCGGAAAAGTGTGGGTGGGCATTGTTTTCGGTCGGCACGCCGTGGGTGGCCCAGCGGGTATGGGCGATGCCCAGGCGGCCCGGCAGCGGCTCGCTGTCCAGCGCCGCCTCCAGCTCGCTGACCTTGCCGACGCGGCGGCGGCGCTGCAGGGTGCCCAGGTCATCGATCAGCGCCACACCGGCACTGTCATAGCCACGGTACTCGAGGCGCTTGAGGCCCTCGACCAGCACGGCGGTGATGTTGCGTTCGGCAATGGCGCCTACGATGCCACACATAGCGTTCTCCTCAGGATGCGTCGCTGGCCGCGCAGATCAGCTGGATCCCGCGGGCCAAGAGTTGTTCGCGCGCCTCGCTGTCGAGGCGCTCGTCGGTAATCAGGGTGTGCACGCTGCCCCAGGGCAGCTCGAGATTGGGAATGCGCCGGCCGATCTTGTCGCTCTCGACCATCACGATCACTTCGCGGGCCACCTCGGCCATCACGCGCGACAGGCCCAGCAGTTCGTTGAAGGTAGTGGTACCGCGCTGCAGGTCGATGCCGTCGGCACCGATGAACAGCTGGTCGAAATCATAGGAGCGCAGCACCTGCTCGGCGACCTGGCCCTGAAAGGATTCCGAATGCGGGTCCCAGGTGCCGCCGGTCATCAGCAGCACCGGCTCGTGCTCGATGTCTCGAAGCGCGTTGGCCACGTTCAGGGAATTGGTCATCACCACCAGCCCGGGCTTGTGGCCCAGTTCGGGGATCATCGCCGCGGTGGTGGTACCGCTGTCGATGATGATCCGTGCATGCTCGCGGATGCGCGCTACGCCGGCCCGGGCGATGGCCTGCTTGTAGCGGGACACCGGCTGGCTGCTTTCGACCATCATTTCCTGGGGCAGCGGTACCGCACCGCCATAGCGGCGCAACAGCAGGCCGTTGGCTTCCAGTGCGGCGAGATCCTTGCGGATGGTCACTTCGGAGGTGGCGAAACGCTTGGCCAGGGCGTCGACGCTCACCTCGCCCTGCTCGGCGAGCAGGGCAAGAATGGTATGGCGACGTTGCGGCGTGTTGCGTTTGGACATGCTTAAGTTTCGATTCGAAAGATAATGGCGCGAATCAAAACCTAACGAAGCTTTGCTGTCAAGCCGCTCCGGGCTGTGGATAACCCCGGCAGCTACCGCATTGCGCCGATAGCAGGTTATCCACAGCGCGCGGTCAAGGCTTGTTCTTGGTCGGCCGCTGCCAGCCTTCGATATTGCGCTGGCGGCCACGGGCAACGGCCAGGTTGTTGGCCGGCACGTCCGCGGTGACCACCGAACCGGCGGCGGTGGTAACGCCATCACCCAGTGTTACGGGCGCAACCAGCGCGCTGTTGGAACCGACGAAGACGTCCTCACCCATGACGGTGCGGTGCTTGTTGGCGCCATCGTAATTGCAGGTGATGGTGCCGGCGCCGATATTGGTGCGCGCGCCGATCTCGGCATCGCCCAGATAGCTCAGGTGACCGGCCTTGGCGCCCTCGCCCAGCACGGCATTCTTCAGCTCCACGAAGTTACCCACATGGGCCTTGGCGCCCAGCACGCTGCCGGGACGCAGACGGGCGAACGGACCGCAATCGGCACCCTCACCCACCTCGGCGCCTTCCAGATGGCTGTTGGCCTTGACGATGGCGCCCTTGCGCAGGGTGCTGTCCTTGATCACGCAGTTGGGGCCGATCTGTACATCGTCCTCGATCACCACGCGGCCTTCGAGGATCACGTTGATATCGATGGTCACGTCGCGGCCGACGGTCACTTCACCGCGCACGTCGAAACGATGGGGATCGCGCAGGGTCACGCCCTGGGCCATCAGGCGGCGCGCCATGCGCTGCTGGTAGTGGCACTCGAGCTGCGACAGCTGGATGCGGTCGTTGGCACCCAGCACTTCCATCTCGTCAGCGGCGGTGGCGGTGGCCACCACCAAACCATCGGCCACCGCCATGGCGATCACGTCGGTCAGGTAGTACTCGCCCTGGGCGTTGCTGTTCGAGAGGCGCCCCAGCCAGTCGCCCAGGCGCTTGCCGGGCACGGCAAGAATGCCGGTGTTGCCTTCGCGGATCTGCCGCTGCGCCTCGCTGGCGTCCTTGTGCTCGACGATGGCCTGCACGGCGCCCTGCCCGTTACGCAGGATGCGGCCGTAGCCGGTCGGGTCAGCCAGCTCGACGGTCAGCAGGCCCAGCTGGTTGTCGTCGACCAGCTCCAGCAGGCGCTGCAGGGTCGCCGGCTCGATCAGCGGCACGTCGCCATAGAGGATCAATACGGTATCGGCACCCAGCGCCGGCTGCGCCTGGGCCACCGCATGGCCGGTACCCAGCTGCTCGGCCTGGATGACGAAATTCAGGTCGGCGGCCGCCAGGCGCTCGCGTACCTTCTCGGCGCCATGACCGATCACCACCTGGATGCTCTGCGGCTGCAGGCTGCGAGCGGTATCGATGACGTGGCCGAGCATCGGTTTGTCGGCGACCGGGTGCAGCACCTTGGGCAGGGCCGAACGCATGCGGGTGCCCTGGCCGGCGGCGAGAATGACGATATCGAGGGACATGGCAGATCCAGATAAACGAGAGCGGAAAGAAAGAGGGTTCACAGCAATCCGTTGCGTGACTGTCGATCAGAAAAGGGGTCATCGCGGCTGAAGCCGCTCCCACATGATTGGGTTATCCACAACCTGGGTTAAATCGCAGGCAAGAAAAAGGGTAGCCAAGGCTACCCTTTTTCCAAGCAACGATGAAGAGCGTCGGTATCAGCTACCGCCGAACTTCTTGCGCATTTGCTGAACGGTGCGCAGCTGGGCTGCGGCCTCGGCCAGACGAGCAGCGGCGGAACCGTAGTCGAACTCGGCTCCCTGCTCGCTCAGCGCTTTCTCGGCAGCCTTGACGGCTTCCTGAGCGGAGGCTTCATCCAGGTCGGCAGCACGCTGCACGGTGTCGGCAAGAACCTTGACCATGCTTGGCTGCACTTCCAGGAAGCCACCGGAGATGTAGAACACCTCGGTATCGCCACCCTGCTTGACCAGACGAATCGGGCCCGGCTTGAGGTCGGTGATCAACGGTGCGTGGCCTGGGGAAATCCCCAGATCACCCAGGTTGCCGTGGGCGATCACCATTTCGACCAGACCGGAGAAGATCTCGCCTTCTGCGCTGACGATGTCGCAATGGACTGTCATAGCCATATCTAGCCTCACGTAAGCGCCCGTTGCCGGGCGCACGGGTGATTACAGTTTCTTCGCTTTCTCGATGGCTTCTTCGATGCCACCGACCATGTAGAACGCCTGCTCCGGCAGGTGATCGTACTCACCTTTGAGGATGCCGCTGAAACCAGCGATGGTGTCCTTCAGGGAAACGTACTTGCCTGGCGAACCGGTGAACACTTCAGCAACGAAGAACGGCTGGGACAGGAAGCGCTGGATCTTACGAGCACGGGATACCAGCTGCTTGTCTTCTTCCGACAGTTCGTCCATGCCGAGGATCGCGATGATGTCCTTCAGCTCCTTGTAGCGCTGCAGCACGTACTGAACGCCGCGAGCGGTGTCGTAGTGCTCCTGGCCGATCACGTTCGGGTCCAGCTGACGCGAAGTCGAGTCCAGTGGATCGACCGCCGGGTAGATACCCAGGGAAGCGATGTCACGGGACAGTACGACGGTGGCGTCCAGGTGGGCGAAGGTGGTCGCCGGGCTCGGGTCGGTCAGGTCGTCCGCAGGTACGTATACGGCCTGGATCGAGGTGATCGAACCGGTCTTGGTGGAGGTGATGCGCTCTTGCAGAACACCCATCTCTTCAGCCAGGGTCGGCTGGTAACCTACTGCCGACGGCATACGGCCGAGCAGTGCGGATACTTCGGTACCGGCCAGGGTGTAGCGGTAGATGTTGTCCACGAAGAACAGTACGTCACGGCCTTCGTCACGGAACTTCTCGGCCATGGTCAGGCCGGTCAGGGCGACGCGCAGACGGTTGCCTGGTGGCTCGTTCATCTGACCGTAGACCAGGGCTACCTTGTCGAGAACGTTGGAGTCCTTCATCTCGTGGTAGAAGTCGTTACCCTCACGGGTACGCTCACCCACACCGGCGAACACGGAATAACCGCTGTGCTCGATGGCGATGTTACGGATCAGTTCCATCATGTTGACGGTCTTGCCGACACCGGCGCCACCGAACAGACCGACTTTACCGCCCTTGGCGAACGGGCAGACCAGGTCGATGACCTTGATGCCGGTTTCCAGCAGCTCGTTGGAGCCGGATTGCTCGGCGTAGGTCGGTGCGGCACGGTGGATGCCCCAGCGCTCTTCTTCGCCGATCGGACCGGCTTCGTCGATCGGGTTGCCCAGCACGTCCATGATACGGCCCAGGGTCTTGACCCCGACCGGTACCTGGATGCCAGCGCCGGTGCTGTCGACGTTCAGGCCACGCTTGAGGCCTTCGGTCGAACCCATCGCAATGGTACGCACCACGCCGTCGCCCAGCTGCTGCTGAACTTCCAGCGTGGTTTCGGCGCCGACCACTTTCAGCGCTTCATAAACACTCGGCACCTTGTCACGCGGGAATTCCACGTCGATGACGGCGCCGATGATTTGAACGATACGTCCGCTACTCATCTTTGGTTCCTCTGAATATTTGAACCGTTAAACCGCGGCAGCGCCGCCGACGATTTCCGAAATTTCCTGGGTGATCGCTGCCTGACGTGCCTTGTTGTAGATCAACTGCAGGTCTTTGATGAGGTCGCCCGCGTTATCGGTGGCGTTCTTCATCGCGATCATCCGTGCGGCCTGTTCGGCTGCATTGTTCTCGACCACTGCCTGGTACACCTGCGACTCCACGTAGCGCACCATCAGCCCGTCAAGCAGCTGCTTGGCGTCGGGTTCGTACAGGTAATCCCAGTGGTGTTTCAGTTCCTGATCCGGATCGGCCACCAGTGGAATCAACTGCTCCACGGTCGGCTTCTGGGTCATGGTATTGATGAACTTGTTGGAAACCACGGACAAACGGTCGATGCGCCCTTCCAGGTAAGCATCGAGCATCACCTTAACGCTGCCGATCAGATCGTTGATCGACGGCTCTTCGCCGAGGTGGCTGATCGCAGCGACCACGTTGCCACCAAAGTTGCGGAAGAATGCCGCACCCTTGCTGCCAACTACGCAGAGATCGATCTCCACGCCGCGCTCGCGGTTTGCCGACATGTCCTTGACCAGGGCCTTGAACAGGTTGGTATTCAAGCCACCGCACAGACCACGGTCCGAACTCACCACCACGTAACCGACGCGCTTGACTTCGCGTTCGATCATGAAGGGATGACGGTACTCGGGGTTGGCGTTGGCCAGGTGACCAATTACCTGGCGGATACGCTCCGCGTAGGGACGGCTAGCTGCCATGCGCTGTTGTGCCTTGCGCATCTTGCTGACCGCCACCTTTTCCATGGCGCTGGTGATCTTCTGCGTGCTTTTGATGCTCGCAATCTTGCTGCGAATCTCTTTTGCGCCTGCCATTTCACACCTATCGGGTTAGCAGGCGGGCGTCTCGCGACGCCCGCTGCGGCTTACCAGGTTTGGGTGGCTTTGAACTTCTCGATACCGGCTTTGAGCTGGCCATCGATATCGTCGTTGAAGTCACCCTTCTCGTTGATCTTCGCCATCAGATCGGCGTGATCACGGTTGAAGAAGGCGATCAGAGCCTGCTCGAAGCTGATGATCTTGGCGACTTCGATGTCG harbors:
- a CDS encoding DUF4880 domain-containing protein: MSTTERLPEAIVCAAIEWQMRLRDQGAGADVQEQLQNWLQRDARHRLAWQRLQEMGGLFQASRLPDAAQTIPLLRRAEADLSRRRALKLLGAGLVAGGATVLVAQTSPTWRADFATATGERRRIRLGAAAEVMLNTGSALDVEGQALILRAGEALVEGVHWQARCRFATCLGRNASVLLREHDGYSEIRVQRGEALVSTAVGQVRLRDGEGVGVSAAAMTPLGTGPVDPFSWARGLLVVSDIRLADFLAEAGRYRKGWLICDGAVAELHLSGVFRLDEPDAMLDNIAHLLPVRIVERTRWWVRVVPVA
- a CDS encoding sigma-70 family RNA polymerase sigma factor, whose translation is MSLPETDSIVPLDVLYGTHHRWLNGWLRRSLGCSQQAADLAQDTFVRLLMRGKPISDHAPRALLVRVARGLVIDHWRRDALERAYLDALAQLPEASYPSPEVRHEALECLERIAGLLDGLKPAIREAFLLYQLGGLTHRQIAEQLGISSRTVERHVASALLHCYRGCFETMR
- a CDS encoding ParD-like family protein; translated protein: MGIVNIEDELHDQIRRASSVSHRSINAQAGFWIRIGMLCEMNPTLSFNEVMAAELRAAGVSAPGLANAS
- the map gene encoding type I methionyl aminopeptidase translates to MIKTPEEVTLMAEAGRLLASVFTHLDQLDLCGMSTLQVDGIVDNFIVHNLKARPASKGQYGFAYSLNASINRVVCHGVPSASDILQNGDLVNFDITLEKNGYIADSSKTYLIGSASPEAQRLTRVTYEALWKGIAAVRPGGRLGDIGHAIERHARANGYSVVREYCGHGIGKQMHEAPEVLHWGKAGTGLTLREGMTFTIEPMINQGKPATRTLRDGWTVVTTDGLLSAQFEHTVAVTAEGVRVLTLRPDETPLHG
- a CDS encoding YczE/YyaS/YitT family protein, yielding MGNKVALAQLGPVAQLRAGKLPLRLLQLFVGLAFFGISTAMMIRGNLGLSPWDALHIGLAKLLPLSFGWVVVGVSFTVLLLWIPLREIPGLGTLANAVVIGLVADLSLQLLVAPEGFIWRLLLTLGGVLLCGFGSALYIGAQLGRGPRDGLMTGLHRVTGYSLRSMRTAIELSVLLVGTLLAGYKVLGLGTLLFAFGIGPLTQLMLPWVLVRLDT
- the glmS gene encoding glutamine--fructose-6-phosphate transaminase (isomerizing), whose protein sequence is MCGIVGAIAERNITAVLVEGLKRLEYRGYDSAGVALIDDLGTLQRRRRVGKVSELEAALDSEPLPGRLGIAHTRWATHGVPTENNAHPHFSGDQLAVVHNGIIENHGPLREQLQGLGYTFSSDTDTEVIVHLLAHTLKSHSDLADALKAVVKQLRGAYGLAVISAANPDRLLAARSGSPLVIGLGLGENFLASDQLALRQVTDRFMYLEEGDIAEIRRDSVQIWDTHGNPVQREAVQYHEGADAADKGAFRHFMLKEIHEQPTVVQRTLEGRLGTDHVLVQAFGPQAAELFAKVRNVQIVACGTSYHAGMVARYWLEELAGIPCQVEVASEFRYRRVAVQPDTLFVSISQSGETADTLAALRNAKADGGYLASLAICNVGISSLVRESDLTLLTHAGPEIGVASTKAFTTQLVGLMLLTLALGQVKGTLQAGVAAELVDELRRLPARLDEALAMDKIVEKVSELFAEKHHTLFLGRGAQYPVAMEGALKLKEISYIHAEAYPAGELKHGPLALVDADMPVVTVAPNNDLLDKLKSNLQVVRARGGELIVFADASAAMSNGEGTHVVNMPHIHDALAPILYTLPLQLLSYHVAVLRGTDVDQPRNLAKSVTVE
- a CDS encoding DeoR/GlpR family DNA-binding transcription regulator, whose translation is MSKRNTPQRRHTILALLAEQGEVSVDALAKRFATSEVTIRKDLAALEANGLLLRRYGGAVPLPQEMMVESSQPVSRYKQAIARAGVARIREHARIIIDSGTTTAAMIPELGHKPGLVVMTNSLNVANALRDIEHEPVLLMTGGTWDPHSESFQGQVAEQVLRSYDFDQLFIGADGIDLQRGTTTFNELLGLSRVMAEVAREVIVMVESDKIGRRIPNLELPWGSVHTLITDERLDSEAREQLLARGIQLICAASDAS
- the glmU gene encoding bifunctional UDP-N-acetylglucosamine diphosphorylase/glucosamine-1-phosphate N-acetyltransferase GlmU translates to MSLDIVILAAGQGTRMRSALPKVLHPVADKPMLGHVIDTARSLQPQSIQVVIGHGAEKVRERLAAADLNFVIQAEQLGTGHAVAQAQPALGADTVLILYGDVPLIEPATLQRLLELVDDNQLGLLTVELADPTGYGRILRNGQGAVQAIVEHKDASEAQRQIREGNTGILAVPGKRLGDWLGRLSNSNAQGEYYLTDVIAMAVADGLVVATATAADEMEVLGANDRIQLSQLECHYQQRMARRLMAQGVTLRDPHRFDVRGEVTVGRDVTIDINVILEGRVVIEDDVQIGPNCVIKDSTLRKGAIVKANSHLEGAEVGEGADCGPFARLRPGSVLGAKAHVGNFVELKNAVLGEGAKAGHLSYLGDAEIGARTNIGAGTITCNYDGANKHRTVMGEDVFVGSNSALVAPVTLGDGVTTAAGSVVTADVPANNLAVARGRQRNIEGWQRPTKNKP
- a CDS encoding F0F1 ATP synthase subunit epsilon, translating into MAMTVHCDIVSAEGEIFSGLVEMVIAHGNLGDLGISPGHAPLITDLKPGPIRLVKQGGDTEVFYISGGFLEVQPSMVKVLADTVQRAADLDEASAQEAVKAAEKALSEQGAEFDYGSAAARLAEAAAQLRTVQQMRKKFGGS
- the atpD gene encoding F0F1 ATP synthase subunit beta, producing MSSGRIVQIIGAVIDVEFPRDKVPSVYEALKVVGAETTLEVQQQLGDGVVRTIAMGSTEGLKRGLNVDSTGAGIQVPVGVKTLGRIMDVLGNPIDEAGPIGEEERWGIHRAAPTYAEQSGSNELLETGIKVIDLVCPFAKGGKVGLFGGAGVGKTVNMMELIRNIAIEHSGYSVFAGVGERTREGNDFYHEMKDSNVLDKVALVYGQMNEPPGNRLRVALTGLTMAEKFRDEGRDVLFFVDNIYRYTLAGTEVSALLGRMPSAVGYQPTLAEEMGVLQERITSTKTGSITSIQAVYVPADDLTDPSPATTFAHLDATVVLSRDIASLGIYPAVDPLDSTSRQLDPNVIGQEHYDTARGVQYVLQRYKELKDIIAILGMDELSEEDKQLVSRARKIQRFLSQPFFVAEVFTGSPGKYVSLKDTIAGFSGILKGEYDHLPEQAFYMVGGIEEAIEKAKKL
- the atpG gene encoding F0F1 ATP synthase subunit gamma, with translation MAGAKEIRSKIASIKSTQKITSAMEKVAVSKMRKAQQRMAASRPYAERIRQVIGHLANANPEYRHPFMIEREVKRVGYVVVSSDRGLCGGLNTNLFKALVKDMSANRERGVEIDLCVVGSKGAAFFRNFGGNVVAAISHLGEEPSINDLIGSVKVMLDAYLEGRIDRLSVVSNKFINTMTQKPTVEQLIPLVADPDQELKHHWDYLYEPDAKQLLDGLMVRYVESQVYQAVVENNAAEQAARMIAMKNATDNAGDLIKDLQLIYNKARQAAITQEISEIVGGAAAV